CCAGGTCGATCGGCTCCACCTCCCAGGGCAGCGGCTCGCCGTAGGTCTCCGAGAGGGCGTCGTCATAGGCGACGGCGGCGTTGTTGAACGCCACGTAGGCGCGCCAGACCTCGTCGCTGTCGACCTCACCCTTGGCGTCGCGGACGGCGGCCAGGTGCGCCCGGGCAGCGGTGATCATCTCTTCCAGCGCGGCCTCGACGGCGGCGTGGTTGTCGCTCATTACTCGGTTACTCCTTCATACGACGATGCAGGCCGGTTCCCGGCCGCCCTCCGGCCGGGCCTAACTCTGCCGCAGGAACCTGTCCAGTACCCGCACGCCGAACTGTAGTCCCTCCACCGGCACCCGCTCGTCGATGCCATGGAACAACGCGGAGAAGTTCAGATCGGGCGGCAGGCGCAGCGGCGCGAAGCCGAAGCAGCGGATGCCCAGCCGGGAGAACGCCTTGGCGTCGGTGCCTCCGGAAAGCATGTAAGGCACGGCGTGCGCGCCCGGATCCTCGGCCCGCAGCGCCAGCGCCATGGCATCCACCAGCGGCCCGTCGAAGTCCGTCTCCAGGGCCGGCTGCCGGTGCACCGACTCCAGCTCCAGATCCGGCCCGAGCACCGCGGCCAGCTGCTCGCGGAACAGCTCGAACTGGCCCGGCAGGGTCCGGCAGTCGATGGTCGCGCTGGCCCGCCCCGGGATGACGTTGTCCTTGTACCCGGCGGACAGGCGGGTCGGGTTGGCGGTGTTGCGGATCGTCGCGCCGATCATCGTGGCGATGGGGCCGAGCTTGGCGATCGCCGCCTCCGGGTCCTCCGGGTCGATCTCGATCTGCAGCGCCTCGCCCACCTCCTCCAGGAACGCCCGCACGGTCGGGGTGACCACCACCGGGAACCGGTGCCGGCCCACCCGGGCGACCGCCTCGCACAGCGCGGTGACGGCGTTGTCGTCGTGCACGAACGAGCCGTGACCGGGGCGGCCGGTGGCGTGCACGCGCAGCCAGTCGATGCCCTTCTCGGCGGTCTGGATCATGT
The Catellatospora sp. IY07-71 DNA segment above includes these coding regions:
- a CDS encoding M20/M25/M40 family metallo-hydrolase; translated protein: MRTPATDEVIDLCRDLIRIDTTNTGDLATSAGERAAAEYVATKLSEAGLEPHLVESRPGRANVVTRIAGADPSRGALLVHGHLDVVPADPDEWSVHPLSGEIKDGFIWGRGAVDMKDFDAMSLAVVREWQRTGYTPPRDIVLCYTADEEAGSDWGAKFLVEERPELLEGCTEAVGEVGGFSYTVSNDLRLYMIQTAEKGIDWLRVHATGRPGHGSFVHDDNAVTALCEAVARVGRHRFPVVVTPTVRAFLEEVGEALQIEIDPEDPEAAIAKLGPIATMIGATIRNTANPTRLSAGYKDNVIPGRASATIDCRTLPGQFELFREQLAAVLGPDLELESVHRQPALETDFDGPLVDAMALALRAEDPGAHAVPYMLSGGTDAKAFSRLGIRCFGFAPLRLPPDLNFSALFHGIDERVPVEGLQFGVRVLDRFLRQS